Proteins from one Comamonas flocculans genomic window:
- the purE gene encoding 5-(carboxyamino)imidazole ribonucleotide mutase, which yields MNPIQIGVVMGSSSDWETMQHAVAILQQFGIAHEARVVSAHRMPDEMFAYAAAAEGRGLKAIIAGAGGAAHLPGMLAAKTCVPVLGVPVASRQLQGVDSLYSIVQMPRGVPVATFAIGAAGAANAALFAVALLANEAPPLRAQLQAFRTQQTEAARAMTLPPAQA from the coding sequence ATGAACCCCATCCAGATCGGTGTGGTCATGGGCTCTTCCAGCGACTGGGAGACCATGCAGCACGCCGTCGCCATCCTCCAGCAGTTCGGCATCGCCCATGAAGCGCGCGTGGTCTCGGCCCACCGCATGCCCGACGAGATGTTTGCCTACGCCGCAGCGGCCGAAGGCCGCGGCCTGAAGGCCATCATCGCCGGCGCGGGCGGCGCGGCCCACCTGCCGGGCATGCTGGCGGCCAAGACCTGCGTGCCGGTGCTGGGCGTGCCGGTGGCCAGCCGCCAGCTGCAGGGCGTGGATTCGCTCTACTCCATCGTGCAGATGCCCAGGGGCGTGCCCGTGGCGACCTTCGCGATCGGAGCAGCGGGCGCGGCCAACGCCGCCTTGTTCGCCGTGGCGCTGCTGGCCAATGAAGCGCCGCCGCTGCGCGCGCAGCTGCAGGCCTTTCGCACGCAGCAGACGGAGGCGGCGCGCGCCATGACGCTGCCCCCCGCACAGGCATGA
- a CDS encoding 5-(carboxyamino)imidazole ribonucleotide synthase — protein sequence MSTPARSHPILPGATLGVLGGGQLGRMFVHAAQSMGYFTAVLDPDAHSPAGRVSHHHIHSGYEDPRGLAELARLCAAVTTEFENVPAAALEQLASRLPVAPAAASVAVAQHRAREKAHFVRCGVPVAPHAVIETAEQLAAVDAQLLPGILKTSTLGYDGKGQLQVGTPRELAAAWQQLKQAPCVLEKRLPLDFECSVVLARGRDGSCVSLPVQRNLHRGGILAVTEVHKGNMPQTLAGQALAATKSIAEGLNYVGVLCVEFFVLQDGSLVVNEIAPRPHNSGHWSIDGCDSSQFALQVRTMAGLPLATPRQHSPAIMLNLLGDLWLQGGGAPRTPPWAQVLTLPGCHLHLYGKAEARAGRKMGHLTVTGAHIDTVRATALRAAEVLGIAPF from the coding sequence ATGAGCACGCCCGCGCGCAGCCACCCCATCCTGCCCGGCGCGACGCTGGGCGTGCTCGGCGGCGGACAGCTCGGGCGCATGTTCGTGCATGCCGCGCAGAGCATGGGCTATTTCACCGCCGTGCTCGATCCGGACGCGCACAGCCCCGCCGGACGCGTGAGCCACCACCACATCCACAGCGGCTACGAAGACCCGCGGGGCCTGGCCGAGCTCGCGCGGCTGTGCGCCGCAGTGACCACCGAATTCGAGAACGTGCCGGCGGCGGCGCTGGAACAACTGGCCAGCCGCTTGCCCGTGGCCCCTGCCGCCGCCAGCGTGGCCGTGGCCCAGCACCGTGCGCGCGAGAAGGCGCACTTCGTGCGCTGTGGCGTGCCGGTCGCGCCGCACGCGGTGATTGAAACCGCCGAGCAACTGGCAGCCGTGGACGCGCAGCTGCTGCCGGGCATCCTGAAAACCTCCACTCTGGGCTACGACGGCAAGGGGCAGCTGCAGGTCGGCACGCCGCGGGAGCTGGCCGCTGCCTGGCAACAGTTGAAACAAGCCCCCTGCGTGCTGGAAAAGCGCCTGCCGCTGGACTTTGAATGCTCCGTGGTGCTGGCGCGCGGCAGGGACGGCAGCTGCGTGAGCCTGCCGGTACAGCGCAACCTGCACCGCGGCGGCATCCTGGCCGTGACCGAAGTTCACAAAGGAAATATGCCTCAAACGCTTGCTGGTCAAGCGCTTGCAGCTACCAAATCCATAGCTGAAGGCCTGAACTACGTGGGCGTGCTCTGCGTGGAATTCTTCGTGCTGCAGGATGGCTCGCTGGTGGTCAACGAGATCGCGCCGCGCCCGCACAACAGCGGGCACTGGAGCATCGACGGCTGCGACAGCTCGCAGTTCGCGCTGCAGGTGCGCACCATGGCGGGGCTGCCACTTGCCACGCCGCGCCAGCACAGCCCGGCCATCATGCTCAACCTGCTGGGCGATCTCTGGCTGCAGGGCGGCGGCGCGCCGCGCACGCCGCCATGGGCACAGGTGCTGACCCTGCCCGGCTGCCACCTGCACCTGTACGGCAAGGCCGAGGCGCGCGCCGGGCGCAAGATGGGCCACCTGACGGTGACCGGCGCGCACATCGACACGGTGCGAGCCACCGCGCTGCGCGCCGCCGAGGTGCTGGGCATCGCGCCCTTCTGA
- a CDS encoding L-threonylcarbamoyladenylate synthase has translation MVLDGALPESIATAVQALARGELLGLPTETVYGLAADADNAAAVASIFSTKGRPSNHPLIVHVTGRTAASRYAASVPDFADKLMDAFWPGPLTLILPRRADIAGAATGGQDSVGLRCPAHPVAQQLLAACAAHQPPIHGLAAPSANRFGRVSPTTAEHVRQEFGDALLVLDGGACAVGIESTIVDCTRGAPVLLRPGVLEVAALARACGQRILSKEELPAQQPRASGTLLMHYAPKAPVRLMDARQLQAALDLLGSEDARIAVWARTPLRAASPGVLLQPMPDEAGAAAHALFAQLRAFDEAGARLIWVETPPPAPAWDGVRDRLQRAAAAG, from the coding sequence ATGGTGCTGGACGGCGCGCTGCCCGAATCCATCGCCACCGCGGTGCAGGCGCTGGCGCGCGGCGAGCTGCTGGGGCTGCCGACCGAAACCGTCTATGGCCTGGCAGCCGACGCCGACAACGCCGCGGCCGTGGCAAGCATCTTCAGCACCAAGGGCCGGCCCAGCAACCACCCGCTGATCGTGCATGTCACGGGCCGCACCGCCGCCAGCCGCTACGCCGCCAGCGTGCCCGACTTTGCCGACAAGCTCATGGACGCGTTCTGGCCCGGGCCGCTGACCCTCATCCTGCCACGCCGCGCGGACATAGCAGGCGCCGCCACCGGCGGCCAGGACAGCGTGGGCCTGCGCTGCCCCGCGCACCCGGTGGCGCAGCAGCTGCTGGCCGCCTGCGCCGCGCACCAGCCGCCCATCCACGGCCTGGCCGCGCCCAGCGCCAACCGCTTCGGGCGCGTAAGCCCGACCACGGCCGAACACGTGCGCCAGGAATTCGGCGACGCGCTGCTGGTGCTCGACGGCGGTGCCTGCGCGGTGGGCATCGAATCCACCATCGTCGACTGCACGCGCGGCGCGCCGGTACTGCTGCGCCCCGGGGTGCTGGAGGTGGCGGCGCTGGCGCGCGCCTGCGGCCAAAGAATACTCTCGAAAGAGGAGCTTCCTGCGCAGCAGCCGCGGGCCTCAGGCACGCTTTTGATGCACTATGCACCCAAGGCACCGGTGCGGCTGATGGACGCCCGCCAATTGCAGGCGGCGCTGGACCTGCTGGGAAGCGAAGACGCGCGCATTGCGGTCTGGGCGCGCACGCCGCTGCGTGCGGCCTCGCCCGGGGTGCTGCTGCAACCCATGCCCGACGAAGCCGGCGCCGCCGCCCACGCGCTGTTTGCCCAGTTGCGCGCCTTCGACGAGGCCGGCGCGCGGCTGATCTGGGTCGAGACGCCGCCGCCCGCTCCCGCCTGGGACGGCGTGCGCGACCGCCTGCAGCGCGCCGCCGCCGCGGGCTGA
- a CDS encoding SGNH/GDSL hydrolase family protein, translated as MPAFWLRRTLLVVACASTAWLAACGSSVEKAFQPQRLIAFGDSMAYLGDAGGNGRYTVNDGSVNNWTLQVAQRYNRPLASSAAGGLSYARGNARISAKPDAAGNPATATVAEQVDQFFATQSVQPDDMVMLSAGTADLIVGMRAVLDGSQSQAQYLAQAGQAGADLATQVQRLYDAGMHVVVAGVYRLGRTPWARTLNQEALLTSASDEFNKQLLLKIEPLGERVRYIEMAGYVNPIDDTYHRPWNYIGFANSTSPVCTSVDPGAGIGTGANQVNSALCTSATVVPGADVNTYEFADQVYVSPASQRQLGEHAYNDVLRETW; from the coding sequence ATGCCAGCATTCTGGTTGCGCCGCACCCTGCTCGTCGTGGCCTGCGCATCGACCGCCTGGCTCGCCGCCTGCGGCTCCAGCGTGGAGAAAGCCTTTCAACCCCAGCGCCTCATCGCCTTCGGCGACAGCATGGCCTATCTGGGCGACGCGGGGGGCAACGGCCGCTACACGGTCAACGACGGCAGCGTGAACAACTGGACGCTGCAGGTGGCCCAGCGCTACAACCGGCCGCTCGCCTCGAGCGCTGCGGGCGGATTGAGCTATGCCCGGGGCAATGCGCGCATCAGCGCCAAGCCCGATGCGGCAGGCAACCCGGCGACCGCCACCGTGGCCGAGCAGGTGGACCAGTTCTTTGCCACGCAAAGCGTGCAGCCGGACGACATGGTGATGCTCAGCGCCGGCACGGCCGACCTCATCGTCGGCATGCGCGCGGTGCTCGACGGCAGCCAGAGCCAGGCGCAGTACCTGGCCCAGGCAGGCCAGGCCGGCGCCGACCTGGCCACACAGGTGCAGCGCCTGTACGACGCCGGCATGCACGTGGTGGTGGCCGGCGTGTACCGCCTGGGGCGCACGCCCTGGGCCAGGACGCTGAACCAGGAGGCGCTGCTCACCAGCGCAAGCGATGAGTTCAACAAGCAATTGCTGCTCAAGATCGAGCCGCTGGGCGAGCGCGTGCGCTACATCGAGATGGCCGGCTACGTGAACCCGATCGACGACACCTACCACCGCCCCTGGAACTACATCGGCTTTGCCAACAGCACCAGCCCGGTGTGCACCTCGGTGGACCCCGGCGCCGGCATAGGCACGGGTGCCAACCAGGTCAATTCGGCACTGTGCACCAGCGCCACCGTGGTGCCCGGCGCGGACGTGAACACCTACGAGTTTGCCGACCAGGTCTATGTCTCGCCCGCGTCCCAGCGCCAGCTGGGCGAGCACGCCTACAACGACGTGCTGCGCGAAACCTGGTGA
- the gap gene encoding type I glyceraldehyde-3-phosphate dehydrogenase, translating into MTIKIGINGFGRIGRNVLRAAVQNFPDIEVVGINDLLEPEYLAYMLKHDSVHGRFDGEVSVEGNTLSVNGKKIRLSAEKDPARLNWGEVGAEIVIESTGLFLTAELAQKHIDAGAKKVLMSAPSKDDTPMFVFGVNDKSYAGQAIASNASCTTNCLAPVAKVLNEKWGIKRGLMTTVHAATATQKTVDGPSNKDWRGGRGILENIIPSSTGAAKAVGKVIPELNKKLTGMSFRVPTSNVSVVDLTVELDKSASYDEIKAEMKAQSQGALKGILGYTEDKVVATDFRGDARTSIFDADAGIALDDNFVKLVAWYDNEWGYSNKCLEMVRVMHAR; encoded by the coding sequence ATGACGATCAAGATAGGCATCAACGGGTTTGGCCGCATCGGCCGCAACGTGCTGCGCGCGGCGGTGCAGAACTTCCCGGACATCGAGGTGGTGGGCATCAACGACCTGCTCGAGCCCGAGTACCTGGCCTACATGCTCAAGCACGACAGCGTGCACGGGCGCTTCGATGGCGAGGTTTCGGTCGAGGGCAACACCCTGAGCGTCAACGGCAAGAAGATCCGCCTCAGCGCCGAGAAGGACCCGGCCAGGCTCAACTGGGGCGAGGTGGGCGCCGAGATCGTGATCGAATCCACCGGCCTGTTCCTGACGGCGGAACTGGCGCAAAAGCACATCGACGCCGGCGCGAAGAAGGTGCTGATGTCCGCTCCCTCCAAGGACGACACGCCGATGTTCGTCTTCGGCGTGAACGACAAGAGCTATGCCGGCCAGGCGATCGCCTCCAACGCCTCGTGCACCACCAATTGCCTGGCGCCCGTGGCCAAGGTGCTGAATGAAAAATGGGGCATCAAGCGCGGCCTGATGACCACGGTGCATGCCGCCACCGCCACGCAGAAGACCGTGGACGGCCCTTCCAACAAGGACTGGCGCGGCGGGCGCGGCATTCTGGAGAACATCATCCCCAGCAGCACCGGCGCGGCCAAGGCGGTGGGCAAGGTGATTCCCGAGCTCAACAAGAAGCTCACCGGCATGAGCTTTCGCGTGCCCACTTCCAACGTCTCGGTGGTGGACCTGACCGTGGAGCTGGACAAGAGCGCAAGCTACGACGAGATCAAGGCCGAGATGAAGGCGCAGTCGCAGGGCGCGCTCAAGGGCATCCTGGGCTATACCGAGGACAAGGTGGTGGCCACCGACTTCCGTGGCGATGCGCGCACCTCCATCTTCGACGCCGACGCCGGCATCGCGCTGGACGACAACTTCGTCAAGCTCGTGGCCTGGTACGACAACGAATGGGGTTACTCCAACAAGTGCCTGGAGATGGTGCGCGTGATGCACGCCCGCTGA